The Streptomyces sp. NBC_00510 genomic interval TCGCGGCGCCGCCGCAGCCCCCGGCGTACGGCTACCCCCAGCAGGCCCAGCCACAGCCGCCCACCGGGGTGCCCACGGTCGGCCCCGGCTACCTGGCCGTGCTCCGCTACCGCGCGCAGGACGGCTCGGAACAGCAGCTGATGCGCCGCTCCGCACCCGGCACGCCGCACCCGGAGTGGCAGATCCTGCACGAGCTGCGCGCCCTCGGCGTGCCGCCGCAGGCGGTGCTGGAGCTGCACACGGAGCTGGAGTCGTGCGACCTGCCGGGCGGCTACTGCGCCCGGATGATCCGCGAGACCTGGCCCCAGGTGCGGATCAGCAGTACCGCCCCCTACGGCAAGGACCACGCGAGCCGTCGCGCGGGCGTGCAGCACCTGCTGACGCACCTCGGCGAGCTGCACCAGGTGGCCAGTGCCCCGGCGCACGCGCACCCGCACCGGGTGCCGCTGCCCGAGCCGCACCAGGTCCAGCGGGTCCCCCCGATCCCGCTGGACGCGATCGGGCAGGAACTGGCGCAGTCCTTCGGGCCGCAGGGCGTGTTCCGCTTCGACCAGCGGGCGGTCGCCCGCCAGGGCGTGCCGGACCTCGTCGCGCAGACGCTCACCTGGTCCGGGCTGCCGGTGGACTTCGGGCCGTTCTTCTGGGCCCAGGCCCAGCCGGGGCGGCCGGTGCCGACCCTGGCGGAGCTGGCGGCCGAGCGCGGCGTGCAGCCGGCCCCCGACGCGGGCTCGTACCTGGTGATGGGCAATGACTTCGGCCGCCAGCTGTGCGTGCAGTACGGCACGGCGCACATCGTCGCGGTGCCGCTGGAGGCCGGGCCGGGCGGTGCGGCTCCCGTGCCGCAGTTCGTCAACTCCAGCCTCCCGGAGTTCGTCCGCTGCCTGGCACTGCTCGGGAAGATGTGGCGCTGGCGGCTGGGCCTGACACCCGAGCAGGCGGGCCGCTGGACGGTCGACTTCCAGAACCAGCTGGCCGCGCTCGACCCGGCGGCGGTGGCGTCGCCCGAGCACTGGTGGCCGGTGCTGATCGAGCAGATGTGGGACGGGATGCTCTAGGTCCCCGTACGGCGTCGCTCCGGCCGGTCTGCGGGCCGGTCGGAGTGTCGCGTTATGGGTAAATCCGGCAAATCCCCGAGAATAGGGGTATGAGCACGGCACACCCCCGCGGCGGCCACGGCTTCGCCACCGTCCGTGGCCGCGGGTACCGCACCGAACAGGTCGACCGCTTCCTGGAGGAGCTGTCCGAGGACCGCGACGCTGCCTGGGAGCGTGCCGCGCGGCTCACCGTCCTGGCCAACGAGATGACCGCGGAGTGCGCCGCGCTGCGCGAGGCGGTCTCCACGCTCTCGCCGCCCACGTACGAATCCCTCGGGAAGGGCGCGCTGGACCTGCTGCGGCTGGTCGAGGAGGAGGCCACCTCCGTACGTGAGCAGGCCGAGGAGGAGGCCCGGCACGCGCACGACGCGGCCGCGGCCGCCCGCCGCACGCTCATGGACGAGGCCCGCGCGGCCGCCCACGCCCGCCGCGGCACCGCCGACGAGCAGGCCGAGCAGGTGCTGGAGCAGGCCCGCGCCGACGCCGGGCGCGTGCTCGGCGACGCCCGCGAGGAGACCGGCCTGCTGCGGGACGAGGTCGCCCGGGAGCTCGACGCCGCGCGGCGGGAGGGCGAACAGGCGCTCGCCGAACTGGAGAAGGAGCACCGCGAGCGCTTCGACACCCAGGAGCACGAACTCGCGGAGGGCGAGGCCGGGGTCGATTCGCGCCTCGCCGAACTCACCTCCTACGCCGAGGCCATGGTGGACGACGCCCGCCGGGCCCTGGCGGAGACGGAGGAGGCCGCGCGGCGCCGCCAGGAGGAGGCCGACGCCACCGCCGCGGAACTCCTCGCCCAGGCCCGGGTGCGGGAGGAGCGCATCCGTCTCGCCGCCGAACGAGAACTGCGCGAGCACGAGGTCCGCCGGGAGGAGATCCGCGAGCACCTCGCCCACGTCCGCGGCAGCCTCGCCGCCCTCACCGGCCGCGAGACCCCCGACGCCGAGGAGGAACCGGGCCCCGCCTCCCCCGACGTGCCCTCCCCCTCACCCGGGGACGATCAGGAACCGTCGTAGGCGGGGAGCTCCCCGCTGTGCCGCCGCAGCCGCAGGGCGATCGGCTCATGCCGGTTGACGGGCGACATCGTCAACGTGATGACGCCCTCGCCGATCTCCACCGCCCAGGTGTCCTCGCGCTCCCTCAACTCGTCGGCGATGACCCGCATGCGCGCGTAGGTCTTCGCCTCCATGGGCTCACCGTACCGCCGGGTCCTCCTCCAGGACCGGGAAGCGGCGGGGGGCCACCAGGAGGACGGCGGCCAGGGACAGGACCGCCGCGACGGCCGCGCCGGCGTAGACGTGGTTGACCGCCGCCGCGACGGCGCGGCGCACGTGGTCGTCGATGTGCGCGGCGCCGGCGATGGAGTCGAGGTCGGTGCCGGAGCCGTGCAGGCGGGAGGCGAGGGTGGCGTTGGCGACGGCGCCGAAGACGGCCGCGCCGACGCTCTGGCCGACCTGGCGGCAGAAGAGGATCGACGAGGTGGCGGTGGCCCGTTCGCTCCACGGGACGGTGGACTGCACGCCGACGATCAGGGGGAGCTGGAAGAGCCCGAGGGCGGCACCGAGCAGCAGCATCACCAGGGTGGGCTGCCAGGCGGGGCCGGCGTACGGGAGCAGCACCAGGACGACGAGCACGACGGTGGCGGCCGCCATGCCCAGGGCGGCGGTGTTGCGGAAGCCGATGCGCAGGTAGACGCGGTTGCTGAGGGCGGCGGACAGCGGCCAGCTGAGCGTCATCACCGACAGCACGAAGCCCGCCGCGATCGGCCCGAGCCCGAGCACGGTCTGGGCGTACGTGGGGAGGAAGACCGTCGGCGCCACCATGAGGACGCCGAGCATGCCCAGGGCCAGGTTGACGGCGACGATCACCCGGCGCCGCCAGACCCAGCCGGGGATGATCGGCTCGGCGGCCCGGCGCTCGGCCCACACGGTGAGGGCGCCCAGGACGAGGCTGCCGCCGAGCAGCCACCACCGGGCGGGCCCGCCCTGGACGAGGCCGGTGATCAGCAGCCCGCCGGAGAGGAAGAGCAGCAGCGCGCCGGGCCAGTCGACGCGGTGCCGGGTTCGCTCGCCGACCCGCTCGCGCAGATGACGGGAGATGAGCAGGAGCGCGACCGCCCCGACGGGCAGGTTGATCAGGAAGATCCAGCGCCAGCTGGCGTACCCGGCGAACAGCCCGCCGCACAGCGGCCCGAGGACGGCGGAGACCGCCCAGACCGTGGAGATCGCCGCCTGGATGCGGCCGCGCTCCCTCAGCGGGTACAGGTCGCCGGCGATCGTCTGCACGGTCCCCTGGATGGCGCCGCCGCCGAGCCCCTGCACGATGCGGAAGGCGATCAGTCCGGCCATGTTCCACGCCCCGGCGCACAGCACGGAACCGAGCAGGAAGATCCCGATGCCGGTCAGCAGCACGGGCTTGCGGCCGAAGGTGTCGGCGAGCTTGCCGTAGACCGGGAGGGTCACCGTGACCGCGAGCAGGTAGCCGGAGAAGAGCCAGGAGAAGACGGAGAAGCCGCCCAGCTCGCCGACGATCTGCGGCACCGCGGTGGAGATGATCGTGGAGTCCATCGCCGCCAGCGCCATGGCCATCATCAGCGCGGCGACCACCGGGCCGCGCCGCTGCGGCGCCTTCCCGGAAGCGGTGGCGGCTGCGGTCGCGGTCTGCTCGGTGCGCTCCACGGGACCCCCTGGTTGTGTGTACGACACACGATTTCATGCCGGCCCCCCGTGCGCACAGGGGGTTCCCGCAGGCCGGACGGCGGGGCTTGAACCTCCCGCGACCGGAGGGTGCAGGCTCGACCCCGAGCCGGGTCCGCCGAAAGGTGCAGTCCCCCTAGGGGTCCCACCGAACTTTCTCCTACCCCCGGTTCGTACCGGCGGAGGACGAGGGAGCCCTCCTGGGCTCCCTAGCCTTCTGGTGGGGGTAACCCCCGGGCCGATACGGAGACCCGCACCATCGTTCCGGCCCCCTCCCCGAAGCCAGTCTTGGTACGCGACGCAGCACGCCCGGAAACGGCGGCGCACCACTCGAACAGGAGCATCCACGTGACAACGGCAGTATCGATTCCCAAGTCCGGGGGCAGCGGAGAACGTACGGCCGTGGCCGCCCGGGCCCGTCAGGTCACCAAGGCGTACGGCTCGGGCGAGACCCGGGTCGTGGCCCTGGACGCGGTCGACGTCGACATCGACCGCGGCCGCTTCACCGCGATCATGGGGCCCTCCGGCTCCGGCAAGTCGACCCTGATGCACTGCCTCGCCGGTCTCGACACCGTGACCGACGGCCGGATCTGGGTCGGTGAGACCGAGATCACCAAGCTGAAGGACAAGAAGCTCACCCAGCTGCGGCGGGACAAGATCGGCTTCATCTTCCAGGCCTTCAACCTGCTGCCGACCCTGAACGCGGCCGAGAACATCACGCTGCCCATGGACATCGCCGGCCGCAAGGCCGACCCCCAGTGGCTGCAGCGGGTCGTGGAGACTGTAGGCCTGGCCGGCCGCCTCAAGCACCGGCCCGGCCAGCTCTCCGGCGGTCAGCAGCAGCGCGTCGCCGTGGCCCGTGCCCTCGCGGCCCGGCCGGAGATCATCTTCGGTGACGAGCCGACCGGCAACCTCGACTCGCGCGCCGGCGCCGAGATCCTCGGCTTCCTGCGCCGCTCGGTCGACGAACTCGGCCAGACCATCGTCATGGTGACGCACGACCCGGTCGCCGCCTCGTACGCCGACCGCGTCCTCTACCTCGCCGACGGGCGGATCGTCGACGAGATGCGCGACCCGACCGCCGACTCCGTCCTGGAGCGCATGAAGGACTTCGACGCCCGCGGGAGGACGTCGTGACCGTCGTCAAGACCTCGATGCGCAACTTCGTCGCGCACAAGGGACGCATGGCGCTGTCCGCCATCGCCGTCCTCCTGTCGGTGGGCTTCGTCTGCGGCACGCTCGTCTTCACCGACACCATGACGTCCACCTTCGACAAGCTCTTCGCCGCCACCGCCTCGGACGTCACGGTCACGCCCAAGGGCGCGCCCGGCAACGACGAGATGCAGATGACCGCCAAGGCGGCCACCGTGCCCGCCGCCACCGTCGCGCGGCTGAAGGAGGTCGACGGCGTCAAGTCCGCGTCGGGCGAGGCCAACAGCCAGACCCTGACCGTCACCGACGCCGCCGGGGAGAACCTCGGCCCGACCTCCGGTGCTCCCACCATCGGCACCAACTGGGACTCCACCGAGCTGCGTTCGGTCGACGTCACCTCCGGCCACGCCCCGCGCGGCCCCACCGAGGTGATGGTCGACGCCGACACCGCCGACAAGAAGCACCTCGAACTGGGCGACGAACTGCGCGTGATCGCCATCCCCGGCGAGTTCCGGGCCCGGATCAGCGGCATCGCCACCTTCAAGGTCACCAACCCCGGTGCGGCGATCTTCTACTTCGACACCGCCACCACCCAGACCAAGCTGCTCGGCGCCAAGGACGTCTTCAGCAGCGTCGGGCTGACCGCGAAGCCCGGGGTCAGTGACGAGCAGCTGAAGAAGAACGTCACCGCCGCCCTCGGCTCCACCGCCGGCTACAAGGTGCAGACCCAGGCCGAGTGGACCGCCGAGAACCAGAACGACATCGCCGGCTTCCTCGACGTCATCAAGTACGCGATGCTCGGCTTCGCCGGGATCGCCGTCCTCGTCGGCGTCTTCCTCATCGTCAACACCTTCTCGATGCTGGTCGCCCAGCGCACCCGGGAGATCGGCCTGATGCGGGCCATCGGCGCCAGCCGCCGCCAGGTCAACCGCTCGGTGCTGGTCGAGGCGCTGCTGCTCGGCGTGGTGGGCTCCGTGCTCGGCATCGGCGGCGGCGTCGGGCTCGCCGTCCTGCTCATGAACCTCATGGGCAGCGCGGGCATGAACCTCGACACCTCCTCCCTGACGATCAAGGCCTCCACCCCGGTCATCGGGCTGGTCCTCGGCGTCGTGGTGACCGTCCTCGCCGCCTACCTGCCCGCCCGGCGGGCCGGCAAGGTCTCCCCGATGGCCGCGCTGCGCGACGCCGGCACCCCCGCCGACGCCCGCGCCGGCAGGGTGCGCGCCTCGATCGGCGTCGTCCTCACCCTCGCGGGCGCCGCCGCCCTCGTCGCCGCCGTGCAGGCCACCAAGGCCGCGGACGGCTCGATGTTCCTCGGCCTCGGCATCCTGCTCACCCTGGTCGGCTTCGTGGTCGTCGGGCCGCTGCTCGCCGGCGTCGTCGTCCGGGTGATCAGCGCGGGCGTCCTGCGGGTCTTCGGCCCGGTCGGCCGCCTCGCCGAGCGCAACGCGCTGCGCAACCCCCGGCGCACCGGCGCCACCGCCGCCGCCCTCATGATCGGCCTCGCGCTCGTCGCCGGCCTGTCGGTGGTCGGCTCCTCCATGGTGGCCTCGGCGACCGACCAGCTCGACAAGTCGGTGGGCGCGGACTTCATCATCGCCTCCGACAGCGGCCAGCCGATCACCCCGCAGATCGAGCAGGCCATCAAGGCCGCGCCGCACCTCGCCCACGTCACCGACTACAAGTCCCTCGACGTCAAGCTCACCGCCCCCGACGGGTCGGTGTCCGACACCTCCCTGTCCGCCGCGGACCCGACGTACGCCCAGGACCTCCAGGTCAAGACGGTCGCCGGCGAGCTGTCGGCCGCCTACGGCGCCAACGCGATGTCGGTCGGCGAGAACTTCGCCGACAAGCACAAGGTCAAGCTCGGGGACGAGCTCGCCGTCCGCTTCGCGCACGGCGAGACCGCCACGCTGACGGTCGCCGCCATCACCTCCGCGGACACCGTCTTCGACCAGGGCGCGATGTACACCAACATCACGACCGCGGCGCGCTACGTGCCGGCCGACCGGATGCCGATCAACGACATCATGTTCGCCGCCGCCAAGGACGGGCAGCAGGACGCGGCGTACGCCGGGCTCAAGAAGGCGCTGCACGACTTCCCGCAGGTCCAGGTCCGCAACCAGGCCGACTACAAGCAGCTGCTCAAGGACCAGATCGGCCAGCTGCTCAACCTGATCTACGGCCTGCTGGCCCTGGCGATCATCGTCGCGATCCTGGGCGTCGTGAACACCCTGGCCCTGTCGGTGGTGGAGCGCACCCGGGAGATCGGCCTCATGCGGGCGATCGGCATGTCGCGGCGGCAGCTGCGGCGCATGATCCGCCTGGAGTCGATCGTCATCGCCCTCTTCGGCGCGGTGCTCGGCCTCGGCCTCGGCATGGGCTGGGGCGCCTCGGCCCAGCAGCTGCTGGCGCTCCAGGGGCTCGGGATCCTGGAGATCCCCTGGCCGACGATCATCACCGTCTTCATCGGCTCGGCCTTCGTCGGACTCGCCGCGGCGCTGGTGCCCGCGTTCCGGGCGGGGCGGATGAACGTGCTGGGCGCGATCGCGACGGAGTAGCGCGCGGAGCGCGCTGCGGCCCCGGGTACGCGCCTTGCGTGCCCGGGGCCGCCGTCGTGTGCGGCGCCGCGTTTGTTGCGGTGGGGGATGCCCGCCGCAGGCGCGAACGACCCGCACACGACCACCGGGCAGCCCGGCGCGGCCACCCGCAGGCGCGAAGACTCGCACTGACCGCCCCGGGTGGGAGCACCCCCCACGGCCACCCCGGGGGGCCGCGCGCAAACGACCCCGCACAGGTTGCGGCGCCGGGTGTCCGCGGAGCGTCGTACGCTGGGACACCCCGGCTCGTTCGACGCGTCGGGCTGTTCGCGTTGCCCCGCCTGTCTGCCTCTGGGACGGAAAGCCACATGAGCCTGAACGGTCTGCTCGACGTCGTCGTGGACGACCCCGCGCTCGCGGAGGCGGTCCGCGGTGCCGCGGACGGCAACCGCCCGCACGTCGACCTGGTGGGTCCGCCCGCCGCCCGCCCGCTGGCCCTGGCCGCGCTCGCGGCCCGCGCCGGCCGCACCCTGCTGGCGGTGACGGCGACCGGCCGCGAGGCCGAGGACCTGGTCGCGGCCCTGCAGTCGCTGCTGCCCGAGGACTCCGTCGTGGAGTACCCGGCCTGGGAGACGCTGCCGCACGAGCGGCTGTCGCCCCGCTCGGACACCGTGGGCCGCCGCCTGGCCGTGCTGCGCCGGCTGGCGCACCCCAGCAAGGACGACCCGACCGCCGGCCCGGTACGCGTCGTGGTCGCGCCGATCCGCTCCGTGCTGCAGCCGCAGGTCAAGGGCCTGGGCGATCTGGTCCCGGTGGCCCTGCGCACCGGGACGACCGCCGATCTGAACGACGTCGTGGACGCCTTGGCGGCCGCCGCGTACGCCCGGGTGGAGCTGGTGGAGAAGCGCGGCGAGTTCGCCGTGCGCGGCGGGATCCTG includes:
- a CDS encoding DivIVA domain-containing protein; the protein is MSTAHPRGGHGFATVRGRGYRTEQVDRFLEELSEDRDAAWERAARLTVLANEMTAECAALREAVSTLSPPTYESLGKGALDLLRLVEEEATSVREQAEEEARHAHDAAAAARRTLMDEARAAAHARRGTADEQAEQVLEQARADAGRVLGDAREETGLLRDEVARELDAARREGEQALAELEKEHRERFDTQEHELAEGEAGVDSRLAELTSYAEAMVDDARRALAETEEAARRRQEEADATAAELLAQARVREERIRLAAERELREHEVRREEIREHLAHVRGSLAALTGRETPDAEEEPGPASPDVPSPSPGDDQEPS
- a CDS encoding MFS transporter, translated to MERTEQTATAAATASGKAPQRRGPVVAALMMAMALAAMDSTIISTAVPQIVGELGGFSVFSWLFSGYLLAVTVTLPVYGKLADTFGRKPVLLTGIGIFLLGSVLCAGAWNMAGLIAFRIVQGLGGGAIQGTVQTIAGDLYPLRERGRIQAAISTVWAVSAVLGPLCGGLFAGYASWRWIFLINLPVGAVALLLISRHLRERVGERTRHRVDWPGALLLFLSGGLLITGLVQGGPARWWLLGGSLVLGALTVWAERRAAEPIIPGWVWRRRVIVAVNLALGMLGVLMVAPTVFLPTYAQTVLGLGPIAAGFVLSVMTLSWPLSAALSNRVYLRIGFRNTAALGMAAATVVLVVLVLLPYAGPAWQPTLVMLLLGAALGLFQLPLIVGVQSTVPWSERATATSSILFCRQVGQSVGAAVFGAVANATLASRLHGSGTDLDSIAGAAHIDDHVRRAVAAAVNHVYAGAAVAAVLSLAAVLLVAPRRFPVLEEDPAVR
- a CDS encoding ABC transporter ATP-binding protein, which translates into the protein MTTAVSIPKSGGSGERTAVAARARQVTKAYGSGETRVVALDAVDVDIDRGRFTAIMGPSGSGKSTLMHCLAGLDTVTDGRIWVGETEITKLKDKKLTQLRRDKIGFIFQAFNLLPTLNAAENITLPMDIAGRKADPQWLQRVVETVGLAGRLKHRPGQLSGGQQQRVAVARALAARPEIIFGDEPTGNLDSRAGAEILGFLRRSVDELGQTIVMVTHDPVAASYADRVLYLADGRIVDEMRDPTADSVLERMKDFDARGRTS
- a CDS encoding ABC transporter permease, with the protein product MTVVKTSMRNFVAHKGRMALSAIAVLLSVGFVCGTLVFTDTMTSTFDKLFAATASDVTVTPKGAPGNDEMQMTAKAATVPAATVARLKEVDGVKSASGEANSQTLTVTDAAGENLGPTSGAPTIGTNWDSTELRSVDVTSGHAPRGPTEVMVDADTADKKHLELGDELRVIAIPGEFRARISGIATFKVTNPGAAIFYFDTATTQTKLLGAKDVFSSVGLTAKPGVSDEQLKKNVTAALGSTAGYKVQTQAEWTAENQNDIAGFLDVIKYAMLGFAGIAVLVGVFLIVNTFSMLVAQRTREIGLMRAIGASRRQVNRSVLVEALLLGVVGSVLGIGGGVGLAVLLMNLMGSAGMNLDTSSLTIKASTPVIGLVLGVVVTVLAAYLPARRAGKVSPMAALRDAGTPADARAGRVRASIGVVLTLAGAAALVAAVQATKAADGSMFLGLGILLTLVGFVVVGPLLAGVVVRVISAGVLRVFGPVGRLAERNALRNPRRTGATAAALMIGLALVAGLSVVGSSMVASATDQLDKSVGADFIIASDSGQPITPQIEQAIKAAPHLAHVTDYKSLDVKLTAPDGSVSDTSLSAADPTYAQDLQVKTVAGELSAAYGANAMSVGENFADKHKVKLGDELAVRFAHGETATLTVAAITSADTVFDQGAMYTNITTAARYVPADRMPINDIMFAAAKDGQQDAAYAGLKKALHDFPQVQVRNQADYKQLLKDQIGQLLNLIYGLLALAIIVAILGVVNTLALSVVERTREIGLMRAIGMSRRQLRRMIRLESIVIALFGAVLGLGLGMGWGASAQQLLALQGLGILEIPWPTIITVFIGSAFVGLAAALVPAFRAGRMNVLGAIATE